The genomic interval TCCTGATTCTTTATTCATCATAGCCTCTATTCCGGTTAATCCAAAAACCGGCGTATCTGCGGATACAATGCGCTTCAACAACGAAGGATACGGATTGTTTGTTACAGCTACATCCCGCGGAAAACTTAAGCATGCACGCGGGCAAACAAAAGATGACATCGGAGGACGAATATTGTACCGAAGTTTTCCCAGAGATATGAAAACATACGGACCTTTTATGGATGATTATCGCATTCTTGCCGTTACTAATCCCGAGGATTACTTATTAAAAAGTGTGATGAAAGAATTCACCGAGACCGAAGAACTTGAGGATGGAACAATTGATACGACCTCCACAATTCTTGCAGGATTAAAACTGGAGCAATTTAAGTATATTCTTAATAAATTAAAAGCTGATAAAGAATATTATTATGCTGTCCAAGCCGTGAATAACAGCAGAAAATGCTCTCCTCTTTCAGAAATAGTATCCTGTATTCCAATAGATAATCCACCCGAAAAACTCGAAAATTTTTATGCTGTAAATTATAAGGAATCGAATGAGATGCGGTTTGAATGGAGCCTTCCATTTTTTACAACGGATATTAGATCATACAACATTTACTTGATAGATGAAAATGATAAAAAGCATTTGATCTTTAAAAGAGCTTCTGCTTATCCCTATACTTCTCAAACTAACGCACTGGTTTCCTATGAAGAAATCAAAGAGAAATTTGAAAAATTCAATTCTGCAAATATGGAATGGTATAAATTCAATATTTCTATTAAAGACGGAGCAGGGCAGGAAACATTTGCTCTGGACAATCCAATAGTTCCTGAATTTACTACTCCTGATATATTACCAACAGCACCCGAATATTTTACTGTGGATGATAATCCTTCTGATAAAGGGGATAAACTTCGAGTATATTTTGGGAAACCCTTTGTGGGTATTTCGCAGCTGCAATATAATGATAAACGCACCAAATTAAGAGTGAATTACTTCTATAAGGAAAACCCCTTATTCCTCGTGCAGCGTTTATTTTTCACAGTAGATGGCGTTACAAAAAGTGAATTTGTGCTCAATAAGAAAATTGATTTTAAAGTAGATCCGAATAATCTTCCAAATAAAATCTCTATTCGATTCGATTGTAAAAATGTTGGAGTAGAATTACCTGAAAATCATTCCATTTCATACGCTTTCAACTATGATGAAAAAAACAATGAGATTAATTTGGTAACAGATGAAAATATTTCCAAATATTATTATCAGGTTTACAAGATGAGCTCCGGTGGCGGTGGAAGTGATGCCGATGTCTGGCGTTATTCCAAAAAGTTACCCTACATAGAAAGAGAATATCTTGATAAAATTGATACAAAGGAATCTACTTTTCGAGGAATTCCAAAATATGACCTCGAAACTAATAGATTATATACAAACACTTACTTCGATATATGCACTTGGGAAGATGAGCGGCCATTCTATACGAACGCTTTATACTTAGACCAGTTGAAACAAAATAATGAAGAATTAGCAGAAGAGATAGCAAAGTTAAACAAAGAATTAAATGAAGCAACTACCGAAGAGGAAAAAGAAGAACTCACTGAAAAGATTACCCAATATACAAAAATGCTGAACGAAAAACCCCCGGTAGTTAAAGAAGCAAATTTACAACAAACAGATAAAGCACGAAATAAAATACTTCTAAAAGCTCATACAAATACTATTCGTTCTTTTAGATATTTCATTCGTAAAACCGATGGAAAAGGACATTTCGTTGACACAGAAATATTTAACCTTGATGGGAACGAGTATATCAAACCCTATCCAAATTGGTTTAAAAGAAATGAAACCCTTACATTAATAGTTATGTTAATTTTTGGGGCTTTAGTTTTCTATATGGTCAAAAAAGCTCGTAGAGGAGATAGACTCTACATTCGACCCATCTCCGGTATCGAAGAAATTGATAATGCGCTTGGCAGAGCTACGGAAATGGGTAAACCAATCCTCTTTGTTCCCGGTCTTAGCGGAATAAGTGATGTGGCTACTTTAGCCGGTTTGGCTATTTTGGGAAAAGTTGCCAAGAAAGCCGCAGAATTCGACACTCCCATATTAGTTCCTGTAAGAGACTACATCGTCTTGCCCATTGCTCAGGAAATCGTGAAGGAAGCACACTACGAAGCAGGACGTCCCGATACTTACGATAAAAATAGTGTGTTCTTCATTACAACAGCCCAATTCGCTTTTGTCTCGGGTGTTAACGGTATTATGATTAGAGAACAGACAGCCACAAACTTTTACATGGGTATGTTCTTCGCAGAATCACTGCTGATGACCGAAACCGGAAATATGACCGGTGCAATTCAGATCGCCGGAACAGATGCTATCACACAGCTCCCCTTCTTTATCACAACTTGCGACTACACTTTGATCGGTGAAGAACTATATGCTGCAAGTGCCTACCTATCTCGTCAACCACTTATTTTGGGAACCCTTAAAGCACAGGATTATATGAAATTTCTGATCGTTGTATCTGTTCTTTTAGGAACTTTCTTGTCAACCCTCCACTTACCATTCTTCATGAAATGGTTCCCGGCTAAATAAGGGGACAATTCCCCTTCCTAAGGAGTAAATAATGAAAAGACAAATACCACTATTAATAGTAATGATATTGGGGTTTTTATTCGTTGCCCATACATTCATTCCTCATACAATTTCTCAGGATTTCTTTGATTGGTTTATTAAATGGTCAAAAGTTATCGGTTCGTTTGCAATCGTATTGGGAGTTGGAAGTTTATTGATGGTTCATTCGAATAAAATTAAGCGAAAAGCCCCAAATTGGGGATATAGTTGGATAGTAATCCTGGGCTTAGTAATAACAAGCCTTAGCGGATTTATCTGGGGCATTGAAGAAGGAACTCCATTTATGTGGATTTTTAAAAGTGTAAATGTACCTGCCGGTGCTACAATGTTCTCGCTACTTGCATTTTACATTGCATCCGCAGCCTACAAAGCTTTCCGTGCCAGATCTATCGAAGCAACTGTTCTTCTCATCGCTGCAATTATTGTGATGCTGGGCAGAGTTTCTATTGGAAATGCTATTTCGCCATGGATACCTGAAATCACCCAATGGATACTTAACGTGCCAAATTTAGCTGCAAAACGTGCCATCCAATTGGGAGTCGGATTAGGGATGACAGCTACTTCTCTAAAGATAATCCTTGGAATCGAACGAACATATTTGGGAGGAGGTAAATAATGAATTTCTCAGATAGTATTCAAAAAATTGACAGAAGATATATTTACATAATTCTCGCAATTGTAGTTATCCTTCCTCTAATTTTCCCGCTTGGATTAAAGACATTTACGACTCCACCTGTACGAAATCTATATAAAACTATTGATGCTGCAGCTGGAAAGCCCAATAAAGCAGTTTTTATGGATTTTGCTCAGAGTCCCTCGACTTTACCGGAATTATACCCAATGGACATTGCTATCTTGCGCCACTGTTTTTTACGAAATATCAAAGTCTTTACCATCTCGTATTATCCTCAAGGAGCTGCAATTATTCAGATGGCTATAGCAGAAGTTAAGGAAGAATTTCCAAATATCAGACAGGATGTTGATTACTGCAATTTCGGTTATAAAGCTTGGGCTCTAAGATTACCAATCACGCTTGGTATGGGTGATAATATTTCAGAAGCGATAGAAACTAATGGTGCAGGTTTGAGATTAGATAATCTTCCTATTATGAAAGATATAAAAAACTATGATAATATTCAGATTTGTGTTGAAATATCAGGAGCAGCTCCAGGTTATATATATATTACGTATGCTAGAGCAAGATTTGGTGTGAATGTTGGAATCGGCGTTACTGCAGTTTCGGCTGCGGACTTCTATCCGTATCTCCAGACCGGTCAGCTTGTTGGTATTCTGGGTGGTTTAAAAGGTGCGGCAGAGTACGAAGAATTAGTGGAAACTTTTGCCCAAAACGGTTTGCCGTATTCAGCGGAATATGCAGAAAATCCAACCCTCAAAGAAGAGCAATATGATTTATCCAAAGTTCCATACAAATTCAAAAAAGCACGTATTGGCATGGATTCACAGGCTATTGCTCACCTTCTCATTATTCTGTTCATCATTCTCGGTAATATCGGTTACTTTCTCGATCGTAAAAACGAGAAAAAGAAATTTATCAAATAAGGAGATAATATGATGGAAACAATCGGAACTTGGTTAGCAGTTTTTTTGACATTAAGTATGTTTTCTTTTCTGTATAAAGACAATCCGTTTTATAAATTTGCCGAGCACCTTTTCGTTGGTGCTTCAATGGGTTATGCTATCCCATATACATATTACAATGTGTTTATTCCATATACATATAACCCAATATTCTTGAGACATGATTACATCTTGATAATTCCGGTAATTATCGGAATTGGCTATTGGTTCAGATTCTCCCAAAAATTGAGCTGGATAAGCAGATATCCTATCGCTTTTGGCATGGGTATCGTAGGAATGGGCGTTCCAATGTCAATTCATGCACAAGTTCTTGTTCAAATGAGAACTATGATGCTACCGCTTACCAGTATTAATTTAATCTTGATCTTTATCGGAAGTGTTTCAATCCTCTTATATTTCTTCTTCTCAAAGGCACATACCGGTCTTTATGGAAAATTCACGAAAATTGGTATTTGGTTTATGATGATCGGCTTCGGCGCATCTTTCGGATATACTGTTATGGCTCGTATCTCATTACTTATTGGTCGAATCCAATTCCTACTCAGTGATTGGCTCGGAATAATTAAATAAATTGCAACAAACTGATTAAGCACAAAGACATGATTATTATCAAAAATGTCTTTGTGCTTTTTTTTAACCTTTACCCCGGGATCGCAAATAAAAACTAAAATTGGCTTGGTAATTACGGCGCGTATATTCAGATAAAACGGCAAGATTTATATTACTCCCAATTTTACTAATTCCTCTTTCATCTGCTTAAAATTTTCCACAACAATCCCTCTTATTCCGCTTTTTCCTGCCTGCTCAATATTTTCTGGTTTGTCATCTAAAAATAAGATTTTCTCAGATTCAATCTGCAAATAGTCGAGCACAATTGTAAAGGCTTTTTGTTCGGGTTTCCTCGCCTGAATCCGGCAGGAATAAAACTTCTTTTCAAATTTTTCCATTGTAGTCCTAAATCTTTTCTCAAACACAGGTATATGAATTTCGTTTGTATTTGAGAGAACTACGAGCCGATATTGATCTTTGAGATTTGTAATAAGTTCATCAATCCCATCCACCAATTTGATCAAAATCTCGTTCCATCCTCTATCGAATTCTTTGGCAGAAAATTTTATTTTATAAAAATTTCTAATATCATCACGAAATTTAGCCGGGGAGATCAAACCCTTTTCAAAGGCATGATAGGTGCCACTTAACAAAAAATTTTCACCGAATTCTGTTGCATTTACACCCATTATTTCAGACCAATACTCAATAGACGGCTGAACATCTATCACAACTTGTCCCAAATCAAAAATTATTGCTTCAAATTTATTTTTTTTCATTATCTGATTTTTCCCATTCACTAAAAAGAAGACTTATCTTTTTCATATCCAGATCAATTGTTTCCTGAATTTCGCATAGTTTTTTGTAATCAGAACCAAACTCGCTCATCTCATCCTGCTTACTTTGAATATCATTTTCCAATAATTTAATTTCATGCTCAATATTTGCAAGTCGTCTTTTTAAATTCTTTCTTCTATTAGCCTCTTTTTTGCGATCTTGATATTCTTTCTTCTTTTCAATTTTTTGCGATTGTTCGATTTCCACAAAGATATCTTTTTCTTCAAATTGCTGCTCCTCTGTTTTTTTTCTTTTGTAAAAATTATAATTTCCCGAATAACTTTTTAGTTTTTTTTCCGATATAGCCACTATTTTATTTGCCATTTTATTAATAAAATAGCGATCATGAGAAATGAAAAGTATTGTTCCCTTGAAATTATGCAAAGATTCCTCCATTGCTTCAATGGATTCTAAATCCAAATGGTTAGTCGGTTCATCCAAAAGAAGCAGATTGATATTTTTATGCATCATAACGCATAATTTGAGACGAACTTTTTCACCCCCGGACAAAATACTTATCCTCTTATATACTTCATTTCCGAAAAAAAGAAATCCGGCTAATTGAGTTCGGGCTTGAGTTTCGCTAAGCGGAAATTCCGTTCGATAAAAATCAATAAGAGAAATATCTTCATCTGTGAATTCTACTTCTTGTTGCAAATAACCGATTTTTACTCTTGAACCAATTTTTACTTCGCCACTGTCAGCTTCCAATTCATCCAAAATCAGCTTAAATATCGTGGATTTTCCGGAACCATTTTTACCGATAATACACACTCGTTCTTTGTAAAAAAGATTGAATTCAAGATCATCCAAAATTAATTGATCGTCAAATGATTTTTTCAACTCACTTATCCGCAACACATCTTTTCCGGAACGGTGTTCTGTAGTAAAACGCAAATTTATTGAACCGGATTCAGTCGGCTTTTCGAGTTTCTCCATTTTTTCCAGTCGTTTTTCCAAATTAAATGCCTTTTTGAACATAGCTGGATTATCAGCCCGCCCTCCCCAATCGCGAAATCTCTTAATTGCCTCCTGCATTGCTTTGATTTTTTTTTGCTGGTTTTTAAAAGCCTTGAATTGCAATTCAATTTTCTTCTCTTTATCAACTTTATACGAAGTGTAATTTCCGGAATGAGTAGTCGCTTTACCGTCCTCAATTTCGATAATTTTATTAACCAATTTATCCAAAAAATATCTATCATGCGAAACTAATACAACAGTTCCGCTATATTCTGCCAGAAAATGTTCCAGCCACTCCACAGATTCAATATCAAGATGATTTGTGGGTTCATCAAGAAGAAGAATTTCCGGATTCTTTAGCAGTAATTGTCCCAACATAACGGTTGTTTTTTCACCACCGCTAAGACTTTTGAACTTTCTGGTTTGCATTGCAGAATTTATCTTTAATCCGGTGCAAACTTTGTTCAATTTCACTTCGATATTATATCCATCTCGCAGTTCGAATTCTGTTTGTAACCGGTGATAATTTTTCATTAGTTTGGTGCTGTTTTCCTCAGTCATATTTCTCATTTTGTGCTCAATTTTTTCGATTTCCAATTGCATTTTGTTTACACTAACAAATGCGAAATTCAAAACATCAAGCACAGAGGTAGAATCATCAAATTGAGGAATTTGTTGCAAATAACCAATCGTGGAATTATTACGAACAGAAACTGACCCTTTATTATAATCTTCGATACCGGCAATTATCCGAAATAGTGTGGTTTTCCCGCAGCCATTTCTTCCAATAATTCCAGCACGATCTCCTCTCTGAACATCAAACGATAAGCCATC from Candidatus Cloacimonadota bacterium carries:
- a CDS encoding DUF6754 domain-containing protein codes for the protein MKKIFFILVSISLILSGTLSAKTLPNNTPIEDLQIFDVPNDDGGGLALNWKPFPKEKRIIEYRIYRGASPDSLFIIASIPVNPKTGVSADTMRFNNEGYGLFVTATSRGKLKHARGQTKDDIGGRILYRSFPRDMKTYGPFMDDYRILAVTNPEDYLLKSVMKEFTETEELEDGTIDTTSTILAGLKLEQFKYILNKLKADKEYYYAVQAVNNSRKCSPLSEIVSCIPIDNPPEKLENFYAVNYKESNEMRFEWSLPFFTTDIRSYNIYLIDENDKKHLIFKRASAYPYTSQTNALVSYEEIKEKFEKFNSANMEWYKFNISIKDGAGQETFALDNPIVPEFTTPDILPTAPEYFTVDDNPSDKGDKLRVYFGKPFVGISQLQYNDKRTKLRVNYFYKENPLFLVQRLFFTVDGVTKSEFVLNKKIDFKVDPNNLPNKISIRFDCKNVGVELPENHSISYAFNYDEKNNEINLVTDENISKYYYQVYKMSSGGGGSDADVWRYSKKLPYIEREYLDKIDTKESTFRGIPKYDLETNRLYTNTYFDICTWEDERPFYTNALYLDQLKQNNEELAEEIAKLNKELNEATTEEEKEELTEKITQYTKMLNEKPPVVKEANLQQTDKARNKILLKAHTNTIRSFRYFIRKTDGKGHFVDTEIFNLDGNEYIKPYPNWFKRNETLTLIVMLIFGALVFYMVKKARRGDRLYIRPISGIEEIDNALGRATEMGKPILFVPGLSGISDVATLAGLAILGKVAKKAAEFDTPILVPVRDYIVLPIAQEIVKEAHYEAGRPDTYDKNSVFFITTAQFAFVSGVNGIMIREQTATNFYMGMFFAESLLMTETGNMTGAIQIAGTDAITQLPFFITTCDYTLIGEELYAASAYLSRQPLILGTLKAQDYMKFLIVVSVLLGTFLSTLHLPFFMKWFPAK
- a CDS encoding HAD family phosphatase, with product MKKNKFEAIIFDLGQVVIDVQPSIEYWSEIMGVNATEFGENFLLSGTYHAFEKGLISPAKFRDDIRNFYKIKFSAKEFDRGWNEILIKLVDGIDELITNLKDQYRLVVLSNTNEIHIPVFEKRFRTTMEKFEKKFYSCRIQARKPEQKAFTIVLDYLQIESEKILFLDDKPENIEQAGKSGIRGIVVENFKQMKEELVKLGVI
- the abc-f gene encoding ABC-F type ribosomal protection protein; translated protein: MIEISIGNLEKRFGDLAILDGLSFDVQRGDRAGIIGRNGCGKTTLFRIIAGIEDYNKGSVSVRNNSTIGYLQQIPQFDDSTSVLDVLNFAFVSVNKMQLEIEKIEHKMRNMTEENSTKLMKNYHRLQTEFELRDGYNIEVKLNKVCTGLKINSAMQTRKFKSLSGGEKTTVMLGQLLLKNPEILLLDEPTNHLDIESVEWLEHFLAEYSGTVVLVSHDRYFLDKLVNKIIEIEDGKATTHSGNYTSYKVDKEKKIELQFKAFKNQQKKIKAMQEAIKRFRDWGGRADNPAMFKKAFNLEKRLEKMEKLEKPTESGSINLRFTTEHRSGKDVLRISELKKSFDDQLILDDLEFNLFYKERVCIIGKNGSGKSTIFKLILDELEADSGEVKIGSRVKIGYLQQEVEFTDEDISLIDFYRTEFPLSETQARTQLAGFLFFGNEVYKRISILSGGEKVRLKLCVMMHKNINLLLLDEPTNHLDLESIEAMEESLHNFKGTILFISHDRYFINKMANKIVAISEKKLKSYSGNYNFYKRKKTEEQQFEEKDIFVEIEQSQKIEKKKEYQDRKKEANRRKNLKRRLANIEHEIKLLENDIQSKQDEMSEFGSDYKKLCEIQETIDLDMKKISLLFSEWEKSDNEKK